CAACCGCCCCGACGGGGACGCGACAGGGCGCGAGTGGCGCACCGCGCCTCTCTGGGGAACCCGTCTCGCACAGAAGTTCACCAACGATGTCCCCTACTACCTCCACGACGGACGCACCACCGACTTGGACGAGGCGATCCGCCTGCACGGAGGAGAAGCGGAACGTGTGCGAGACCGCTACGTCGCGTTGCCGGAGGACGTCCGGGCGGCACTCCTAGCGTTCGTGCGTTCGCTCTAGGGGGCGACCGATGGACTCTGTGACACGGCGAGCGTTCGTGCGGACGGCGGCGCTGGGCGCGGCGACGCTCGGGACGGGATGCGCGAGTGTACCGACGCTGCGGGTTCCGTCCGATCAAGGACTCGTCCACATGTCGCGCGGTACCGTCGAGCCGTTCTCGGCGGCCGGCAAGCCGTTTCTCGTCGCACCAACGGGTTCCACACATCCGCTGATCGTGGTCCCGAATGGAGGCGGAGGGATACGGGTATTCAGTTCGCGGTGCCCCCACCTAGGCTGTCAGACAGCGGTCTCGTCGGCGCGCATCGTCTGTCCATGCCACGGCTCGACCTTCGGGCTGGATGGCTCAGTCCATCGGGGTCCGGCAACCGCTCCATTGCGGGAGAATCGTGTCACGGAGACGGCGGGGGGTTACGTGATCGACTTGGCGTGAGAGGGTTGAGGCATGATCCGGGTTGGAGCCGTGCTCGTCGCGTTGGCGGCCGCTTCTGCATACGCGCAGTCAGATCGCCCGTTTGTGACCGGAGGTCAGTACGACAAGCCCTATCTGGCGCGTGCGGAGAGTATCCACATCGGCGGATACGCGGAGGTCCAGTACCGCTTCGAGCGAGAGAACGGCGTCACCGACGAGGCGACGTTCGTTCCGAAACGGTTCAACCTGTTCACCTTCTCGCCGGTGTCCGAGAGGACGCGCGTCGCCA
The Candidatus Poribacteria bacterium DNA segment above includes these coding regions:
- a CDS encoding Rieske 2Fe-2S domain-containing protein, whose amino-acid sequence is MDSVTRRAFVRTAALGAATLGTGCASVPTLRVPSDQGLVHMSRGTVEPFSAAGKPFLVAPTGSTHPLIVVPNGGGGIRVFSSRCPHLGCQTAVSSARIVCPCHGSTFGLDGSVHRGPATAPLRENRVTETAGGYVIDLA